A genomic stretch from Sulfurihydrogenibium azorense Az-Fu1 includes:
- the nadB gene encoding L-aspartate oxidase, with amino-acid sequence MYINRYLTCFNTKNIQNEVVDTVIVGSGLAGISTAYYLLKLGIKPLIITKKKPGISNSFLAQGGIAAAIGCLDSVDLHFQDTINAGKGLCIEKNVRILVEEGLERVIDLIVAGVEFDKDENGFPKLTKEGAHSINRVLHSKDKTGHEIGKKLLEYVKNNVFLADGFYLEEILTDEDKYVGILLSDGKNQKVVRSKSLVLATGGYSGVFLRNTSAYNVSGDSIAVAYRSGCELMDLEFVQFHPTAIYIEGKPGWLISEAVRGEGAILVDENGERFIDELKPRDEVARAILKKYQEGHKVFLDIKPIIDKGIDFKERFPNVFSMLKEFGLENFTKIPVSPSAHYTIGGVKAQLDGRTDIKGIFAVGETACSGVHGANRLASNSLLECIVSGYKTAYNVYINNMCSKINYTDIDNDNDAKRQMEKSKREYFLKEIKTVMWEKVGLIRSQTSLETALKKIESIYDDLSPYCNVRYLKDLTILCKGIILSALSRKESRGVHFREDYPNQSDEFLKHTILQKNFEINFRRF; translated from the coding sequence ATGTACATTAATAGATATTTAACCTGCTTTAATACAAAAAATATACAAAATGAAGTTGTTGATACTGTAATAGTTGGAAGTGGACTTGCTGGGATATCTACAGCTTACTACCTCTTAAAACTAGGAATAAAACCACTAATTATAACAAAAAAAAAGCCCGGTATATCCAACTCTTTCCTAGCCCAAGGCGGAATAGCAGCTGCTATAGGATGTTTAGACTCTGTGGATTTACACTTTCAAGATACTATTAACGCAGGAAAGGGACTTTGTATAGAAAAAAATGTCAGAATACTTGTAGAAGAAGGTTTAGAGAGAGTAATAGACCTTATAGTAGCAGGTGTTGAGTTTGACAAAGATGAAAACGGTTTTCCAAAGCTCACAAAAGAAGGAGCTCACAGTATAAACAGAGTGCTACACTCTAAAGATAAAACAGGACACGAAATAGGGAAAAAACTTTTAGAGTATGTAAAAAATAACGTATTTTTAGCAGACGGCTTTTATTTAGAAGAAATTCTTACTGATGAAGACAAGTACGTAGGAATACTTCTTTCAGATGGAAAAAATCAAAAAGTTGTAAGGTCTAAATCTCTCGTTTTGGCAACAGGAGGTTATAGCGGCGTTTTTTTAAGGAATACTTCAGCCTACAATGTATCTGGAGATAGTATAGCTGTTGCTTACAGGTCAGGTTGTGAGTTAATGGATTTAGAGTTTGTACAATTTCATCCAACGGCTATTTATATAGAAGGAAAACCCGGTTGGCTTATATCAGAAGCTGTAAGAGGAGAAGGAGCTATACTTGTAGATGAAAACGGAGAAAGGTTTATAGACGAGTTAAAACCAAGAGATGAAGTTGCCCGTGCAATACTAAAAAAGTATCAAGAAGGGCACAAAGTATTCTTAGATATAAAACCCATCATTGATAAAGGCATTGATTTTAAAGAAAGATTTCCGAATGTTTTCAGTATGTTAAAAGAGTTTGGATTAGAGAACTTTACAAAGATACCTGTAAGTCCATCAGCCCATTACACTATAGGTGGAGTAAAAGCCCAGTTAGATGGCAGAACAGATATAAAAGGAATTTTTGCAGTTGGAGAAACAGCTTGTAGCGGTGTTCACGGAGCAAACAGACTTGCAAGTAACTCACTACTTGAGTGTATTGTATCTGGATACAAAACAGCATATAATGTTTACATAAATAATATGTGTAGTAAAATAAATTATACTGATATAGATAACGACAACGATGCAAAAAGACAGATGGAAAAATCTAAAAGAGAGTATTTTTTAAAAGAAATTAAAACTGTAATGTGGGAAAAAGTAGGTTTAATAAGATCACAAACCAGCTTAGAAACAGCTTTAAAGAAGATAGAGTCTATATACGATGATTTATCACCATACTGTAATGTTAGATATCTTAAAGACTTAACCATCTTATGTAAAGGAATTATTCTTTCAGCATTGTCAAGAAAAGAAAGTAGAGGAGTCCACTTTAGGGAAGACTATCCAAACCAGTCAGACGAATTTTTAAAACATACTATTTTGCAAAAAAATTTTGAAATAAACTTTAGGAGGTTTTAG
- a CDS encoding gluconeogenesis factor YvcK family protein, which translates to MKVVAIGGGTGLSTLLRSLKHFVPDYISDLSAIVTVSDNGGSTGILRKEMNIPAPGDVRNCITALAEDEDIFTKVMQYRFTEGEGLKGHSFGNLFLTVLTKITGNFLTAIEITSKILKIKGKIIPSTDSMVNLVAEFTDGKIIKGEVEITEYGRKLVAKIKRIWLEPQDVKAPPEAVEKIMEADMIILGPGSLFTSIIPNLLIDDIKEAVLNSQAYKVYICNVMTQFGETDNFTASDHVKALNKVITGNPDVNFLNAVILNTTIPPDEVLKRYLKEHSEPVVADAGNLSRMGLTVYAKDLLDEGNYARHSPEKLNNVILEIIQNLKIKNVH; encoded by the coding sequence ATGAAAGTAGTAGCCATAGGTGGAGGTACAGGGTTATCTACACTTTTAAGAAGTTTAAAACATTTTGTGCCTGATTATATAAGTGATTTATCTGCAATTGTTACAGTATCAGACAACGGTGGAAGTACAGGGATACTTAGAAAAGAGATGAATATTCCAGCTCCGGGAGATGTTAGAAACTGTATAACAGCACTGGCAGAAGATGAAGATATCTTTACCAAAGTTATGCAGTATAGATTCACAGAAGGAGAAGGGCTAAAAGGACACAGTTTTGGAAACCTTTTTTTAACTGTACTTACAAAGATAACAGGAAACTTTTTAACTGCTATAGAAATAACCTCAAAAATTCTTAAGATAAAAGGTAAAATAATACCTTCAACAGACTCTATGGTTAACCTTGTTGCAGAGTTCACAGATGGAAAGATAATTAAAGGAGAAGTTGAGATAACAGAATACGGAAGGAAACTCGTAGCAAAGATAAAAAGAATTTGGCTTGAACCCCAAGATGTAAAAGCGCCACCTGAAGCAGTAGAAAAAATTATGGAAGCAGATATGATAATACTTGGTCCTGGTAGTTTATTTACAAGTATAATTCCAAACCTTTTAATAGATGATATTAAAGAAGCAGTATTAAACAGTCAGGCTTATAAAGTATATATCTGTAATGTTATGACCCAGTTTGGAGAGACAGATAACTTCACAGCTTCTGACCATGTTAAAGCTTTAAATAAAGTAATAACAGGAAATCCAGATGTAAACTTTTTAAACGCGGTTATACTCAACACTACAATACCCCCAGATGAAGTACTTAAAAGATACCTTAAAGAACACTCAGAACCGGTTGTCGCAGATGCAGGAAACTTATCAAGAATGGGACTTACTGTCTATGCAAAAGACCTGTTAGATGAAGGAAACTATGCAAGACATAGCCCAGAGAAACTAAACAACGTAATTTTAGAAATAATTCAAAACTTAAAAATAAAAAATGTACATTAA
- the mtnA gene encoding S-methyl-5-thioribose-1-phosphate isomerase, producing MRKLKDIRPLEFREDFLFVINQLKLPHELQWVKLSNLEDYEKAIKDMVVRGAPLIGIVGAYGFYQGIKEGIPAQEAYQRLKNTRPTAVNLFWALDRMLNFYLKYKEDSDILRKLLKEAQRIELEDYHANRMIGGYGEVLIPDNSNILTHCNTGALATAGWGTALGIIRSAWENGKDITVYVDETRPYLQGSRLTAWELLEEGIPHYIITDSSAGFLMSKGVINVVVVGADRITVNGDVANKIGTYSLSVLAKYHNIPFYVAAPTSTFDLSLENGKDIPIEERKEEEVKNCHCCPVAPKESKALNYSFDITPAENITAIITEKGIIDRPNREKILKFFGRK from the coding sequence TTGAGAAAGTTAAAAGATATAAGACCTTTAGAGTTTAGAGAAGATTTTTTATTTGTGATAAATCAGTTGAAGCTTCCCCATGAACTGCAGTGGGTAAAGCTTTCTAACTTAGAAGATTACGAAAAAGCTATAAAAGATATGGTAGTAAGGGGAGCTCCCCTTATAGGTATAGTGGGTGCTTACGGTTTTTATCAAGGGATAAAAGAAGGTATACCAGCTCAAGAGGCTTACCAAAGGTTGAAAAATACAAGACCTACAGCTGTAAATCTCTTTTGGGCTTTAGATAGAATGCTTAACTTCTACCTTAAATACAAAGAAGACTCTGACATTTTACGAAAACTTTTAAAAGAAGCTCAAAGGATAGAGCTTGAAGATTATCACGCCAACAGAATGATAGGTGGTTATGGCGAAGTTTTGATTCCTGATAATTCAAACATCCTTACCCACTGTAATACAGGAGCTCTGGCAACAGCAGGATGGGGTACCGCTTTAGGAATAATAAGGTCAGCTTGGGAAAACGGTAAAGATATAACAGTTTATGTTGATGAGACAAGACCTTACTTACAAGGCTCAAGACTTACAGCTTGGGAGCTTTTAGAAGAAGGAATACCTCACTACATAATAACTGACTCTTCTGCGGGATTTTTAATGTCAAAAGGTGTTATAAATGTAGTTGTAGTAGGTGCAGACAGGATAACAGTTAACGGTGATGTAGCAAATAAAATTGGAACTTACTCATTATCAGTTTTGGCAAAATATCACAACATACCTTTTTATGTTGCAGCTCCTACGTCCACATTTGATTTATCGTTAGAAAATGGAAAAGATATTCCTATAGAAGAAAGGAAAGAAGAGGAAGTTAAAAACTGTCACTGTTGTCCAGTTGCCCCTAAAGAATCAAAAGCTTTAAACTACTCTTTCGATATAACACCAGCAGAAAACATAACTGCCATAATAACAGAAAAAGGTATAATAGATAGACCTAATAGAGAAAAGATTTTAAAATTTTTCGGGAGAAAGTAA
- the dxs gene encoding 1-deoxy-D-xylulose-5-phosphate synthase: MMGEFKVLSKIKNYKDLKNLTKEEITDLCQDIRDYIIEVTSINGGHIGPSLGTVELTVALLMAFDPEKDKIVWDVGHQTYAYKILTDRKESFKTLRQYKGISGFSKIKESKYDHFGTGHSSTSISAALGMRVGKDLKGDESYTIAVIGDGAMTAGQAFEGLNNAGWLDPSRFIVILNDNQMSISPNVGAIYTYFNKIITKQVFQKPRQKLKEAINKIFGDQGVKIFRKIEEYTKGLFAPGIIFEELGFTYVGPIDGHSLFDLEQTLENVKSMRGPILIHVITQKGKGYKFAEENPVVFHGVSPFDKISGIFNKTSTAPSYSKVFGDALVELAEKDEKIVAITPAMKEGSGLVEFAKRFPNRFFDVGIAEQHAATFAGGLALEGFKPVAAYYSTFLQRAYDQVIHDIALQELPVLFAIDRGGLVGDDGPTHHGVFDIAFLRLVPNIIIAAPKDEQELRDFLYTGLNSGKTFALRYPRGNGYGVKLEDFKEIKIGSWEELVSGRDVAILAVGKYVYRALEVKKNLKLKGFNPTVINARFIKPMDEELLKRVLKTHEFIITMEDGVLNGGFGSAVAEYILDNGFSNKLLRFGIPDRFIEHGKVEILEKDLGLDISSMTDKISEFIVKKQPALNIA; this comes from the coding sequence ATGATGGGTGAGTTTAAAGTTTTAAGTAAAATTAAAAATTACAAAGATTTAAAAAACTTAACAAAAGAAGAGATTACAGACCTTTGTCAAGATATAAGAGATTACATTATAGAAGTAACATCTATAAATGGAGGTCATATAGGACCGTCTTTGGGAACTGTTGAGTTAACCGTTGCTCTTCTTATGGCTTTTGACCCAGAAAAAGACAAGATAGTATGGGATGTAGGACACCAAACCTATGCTTATAAAATATTAACAGATAGAAAAGAGTCTTTTAAAACACTTCGCCAGTATAAAGGAATCTCTGGATTTTCTAAAATAAAAGAAAGTAAGTATGACCACTTTGGAACTGGACATAGTAGCACTTCCATATCTGCAGCTCTTGGCATGAGAGTAGGTAAAGACTTAAAAGGAGATGAGTCTTATACTATTGCAGTTATTGGGGATGGTGCAATGACTGCAGGTCAGGCTTTTGAAGGTTTAAATAATGCCGGATGGCTTGACCCTTCAAGGTTCATAGTTATCCTTAATGATAACCAAATGTCTATATCTCCAAACGTAGGAGCTATATACACATACTTCAACAAGATAATAACAAAACAAGTATTCCAAAAACCAAGACAGAAATTAAAAGAAGCTATAAACAAAATATTTGGAGACCAAGGTGTTAAGATTTTTAGAAAGATTGAAGAGTATACAAAAGGTTTATTTGCTCCGGGAATCATATTTGAAGAGCTTGGATTTACGTACGTAGGACCTATAGATGGACATAGTCTGTTTGACCTTGAGCAAACATTAGAAAATGTAAAATCTATGAGAGGTCCTATTCTTATTCACGTAATCACTCAAAAAGGAAAAGGATACAAATTTGCAGAAGAAAACCCAGTAGTATTCCATGGAGTGTCTCCTTTTGATAAAATATCAGGAATATTTAATAAAACATCTACAGCTCCTTCATACAGTAAAGTATTTGGAGATGCTTTGGTCGAACTTGCAGAAAAAGATGAAAAGATAGTAGCCATTACGCCTGCCATGAAAGAAGGTTCTGGACTTGTAGAGTTTGCAAAGAGATTTCCAAACAGATTTTTTGACGTAGGAATAGCAGAGCAGCACGCTGCAACCTTTGCAGGGGGGCTTGCATTAGAAGGTTTTAAACCAGTAGCAGCTTACTACTCAACTTTTCTACAAAGGGCTTACGACCAAGTGATACATGACATAGCCCTTCAAGAACTTCCCGTTTTATTTGCAATAGACAGGGGAGGACTAGTAGGAGACGATGGACCTACTCACCACGGTGTTTTTGATATAGCATTTTTAAGGTTAGTACCAAACATAATAATAGCAGCTCCAAAAGATGAACAAGAACTTAGAGACTTTTTATACACAGGATTAAACAGTGGAAAGACATTTGCCTTGAGGTATCCAAGGGGAAATGGATACGGTGTTAAACTTGAAGATTTTAAAGAAATAAAGATAGGTTCATGGGAAGAGCTTGTAAGTGGTAGAGATGTAGCAATCTTGGCAGTAGGTAAGTACGTTTATAGAGCTTTAGAAGTTAAGAAAAATCTAAAACTAAAAGGTTTCAACCCAACGGTTATAAATGCAAGATTTATAAAACCTATGGATGAAGAACTCTTAAAAAGAGTTTTAAAAACCCATGAATTTATTATAACAATGGAAGATGGTGTTTTAAACGGTGGTTTTGGTTCAGCTGTT
- the infC gene encoding translation initiation factor IF-3: MQELRINNQIRVKEVRLIDEDGKNLGIVPIDEALRLAKEKNLDLVEVSPNANPPVCKIMDYGKYKFEQKKKEKEAKKKQHVQEVKEMKFKLNIEKHDYETKIKHIREFIQDGDKVRVWIWFRGRENVHPELGDKLAQKIIEDVSDIAVVEKTPVKEGRNMMFTLIPKK; this comes from the coding sequence ATTCAGGAGTTAAGAATTAACAACCAGATAAGAGTAAAAGAAGTAAGGCTCATTGATGAAGATGGTAAAAATTTAGGAATAGTACCAATTGACGAAGCTTTAAGACTTGCCAAAGAAAAAAATTTAGATTTAGTAGAGGTATCTCCAAACGCAAATCCACCTGTATGTAAAATAATGGATTACGGCAAGTACAAATTTGAACAAAAGAAAAAAGAGAAGGAAGCTAAAAAGAAACAGCATGTTCAAGAAGTTAAAGAGATGAAGTTTAAACTTAACATAGAGAAGCACGACTATGAAACAAAGATAAAACACATAAGAGAGTTTATTCAAGACGGAGATAAAGTTAGAGTCTGGATTTGGTTTAGAGGTAGAGAAAACGTCCATCCAGAACTGGGAGATAAATTAGCTCAAAAAATTATAGAAGACGTTTCAGATATAGCTGTTGTAGAAAAAACACCAGTTAAAGAAGGTAGGAATATGATGTTTACGCTCATTCCTAAAAAGTAG
- the rimO gene encoding 30S ribosomal protein S12 methylthiotransferase RimO → MRKVKINVISLGCPKNLVDTENILGMLNTTEVEFTQSSEDADVILINTCGFIDAAKEESINTILEAVSLKEKSHKKVIVTGCLVERYKQELEKEIPEVDEFIDLKNQTTIPQKLSIQVKPESKRIISTPKHLAYLKISEGCDHTCSFCAIPNIRGKHKSKPIEKLVEEAKYLADQGVKELNIVSQDTSYYGTDIYGKPMLFELLRKLEKVEGIKWIRLYYLYPTTVNEDFFKFIKDSQKVLPYIEMPIQHTQDHILKDMMRGYRKKKLYQILEWKEKYTPDMTIRSSVIVGYPTEKEKDFLSMLEFLKEAKFDWLGVFTYSHEEGTPAYEKHKDKIPKKEKLRRFNEVIKLQEDITYEKNFQTVGKEFEVIVDGFSEEWETLPIGRSYRSAYDIDGIIYIETTQPLKTGDIIKVKIKEVADKYDLVGEEV, encoded by the coding sequence CTGAGAAAGGTAAAGATAAACGTAATAAGTTTAGGATGCCCTAAAAACTTAGTAGATACAGAAAATATACTTGGAATGTTAAATACTACAGAAGTAGAGTTTACCCAAAGTAGTGAAGATGCAGATGTGATACTTATAAACACCTGTGGTTTTATAGACGCTGCAAAAGAAGAGTCTATAAACACAATATTAGAAGCTGTATCTTTAAAAGAAAAATCTCATAAAAAAGTGATAGTAACAGGTTGTTTGGTAGAAAGGTATAAACAAGAGTTAGAAAAGGAAATTCCTGAGGTTGATGAATTTATAGATTTAAAAAATCAAACAACAATTCCACAAAAACTATCAATACAGGTAAAACCTGAAAGTAAAAGAATCATATCAACACCAAAACATTTAGCATACCTGAAAATATCAGAAGGTTGCGACCATACTTGCTCTTTTTGTGCTATCCCAAACATTAGAGGAAAACATAAAAGTAAACCTATAGAGAAACTAGTTGAAGAAGCAAAGTACTTAGCAGACCAAGGAGTAAAAGAGTTAAATATAGTATCCCAAGACACGAGTTATTATGGAACTGATATTTATGGAAAACCTATGCTTTTTGAACTTTTAAGAAAGTTAGAAAAAGTAGAAGGTATAAAATGGATAAGGCTTTACTATCTTTATCCAACAACTGTTAACGAAGACTTTTTTAAATTTATAAAAGACAGTCAAAAAGTTTTACCTTACATAGAAATGCCTATTCAACATACACAAGACCACATTTTAAAAGATATGATGAGAGGTTATAGAAAGAAAAAGTTGTACCAAATACTAGAGTGGAAAGAAAAGTACACTCCAGATATGACCATAAGAAGCTCAGTTATAGTAGGTTATCCTACGGAAAAAGAAAAGGATTTTTTAAGTATGCTTGAGTTTTTAAAAGAAGCAAAGTTTGATTGGCTTGGAGTCTTTACATACTCCCACGAAGAAGGAACTCCTGCCTATGAAAAACATAAAGATAAAATTCCTAAAAAAGAAAAACTTAGAAGATTTAACGAAGTTATCAAACTACAAGAAGATATAACTTACGAAAAAAACTTTCAAACAGTTGGAAAAGAGTTTGAAGTGATTGTTGACGGATTTTCTGAAGAATGGGAGACACTACCAATCGGCAGGTCATACAGGTCAGCTTACGATATAGATGGAATAATTTACATAGAAACAACACAACCTTTAAAAACAGGTGATATAATAAAAGTCAAAATTAAAGAAGTGGCTGATAAATACGACCTTGTTGGAGAAGAGGTTTGA